A DNA window from Amycolatopsis sp. DSM 110486 contains the following coding sequences:
- a CDS encoding M28 family peptidase — protein MKKTRSRSTARRKTLAVLAAATVLASLAAAGSAGAGGRSLADRMAAEVTGAKAWTHLAALADLTAANGGHRVSGSPGYEAAANYLTKKLQQAGYVVKRQPFTFPDYRIDAETVAETAPQALTLHPQIARFSVSTPDTGLTAPLAVPSGKDTGCTADDYAGTEVKGKVVLVNVGDCFITQKQLVLAEVGASAMLMNAGSPNPDLNLRYRMVPPEDARIPTATLPRGEAEQLQADLATGAVTLNLDLRGGAITTTTYNLIADTPTGRADNTIVMGAHLDSVDTAPGINDNGAAAAMLLETALRLAPHAGEVRNRVRFAWWAAEEKGLAGSQFYVDQLTAEQREQTALYLNLEMIGSPNYLRQVYNGQTETGPAPAGSAQISQLVNGFFADRKLPTTDLVLDGRSDHSAFVNAGIAAGGVNAGSDAIKTAEQVKLFGGTEGQMLDPCYHQECDTLANVNKTIFDQNGRAMAWAIGRFAVSTADVNGR, from the coding sequence GTGAAGAAGACAAGGAGCCGCAGCACGGCGCGGCGCAAAACCCTGGCCGTGCTGGCGGCCGCGACCGTGCTGGCATCCCTGGCCGCCGCGGGCTCCGCGGGCGCCGGTGGACGTTCACTCGCCGACCGCATGGCCGCCGAGGTGACCGGCGCGAAGGCGTGGACGCACCTGGCCGCGCTGGCCGACCTCACCGCGGCCAACGGCGGGCACCGGGTCTCAGGGTCGCCGGGGTATGAGGCCGCGGCGAACTACCTGACCAAGAAGCTGCAGCAGGCCGGCTACGTCGTGAAGCGCCAGCCGTTCACCTTCCCCGACTACCGGATCGACGCCGAGACGGTGGCGGAAACCGCGCCGCAGGCCCTGACCCTGCACCCGCAGATCGCCAGGTTCTCGGTGTCCACACCGGACACCGGGCTGACCGCGCCACTCGCCGTGCCGTCCGGGAAGGACACCGGCTGCACAGCCGACGACTACGCCGGCACCGAGGTCAAGGGCAAGGTCGTCCTGGTGAACGTCGGCGACTGCTTCATCACGCAGAAGCAGCTCGTGCTCGCGGAGGTGGGGGCCTCGGCGATGCTGATGAACGCCGGGTCGCCCAACCCGGACCTCAACCTGCGCTATCGCATGGTGCCGCCCGAGGACGCCCGGATCCCGACCGCGACGCTGCCCCGTGGTGAAGCCGAGCAGCTCCAGGCCGACCTCGCCACCGGCGCGGTGACACTGAATCTGGACCTGCGGGGCGGCGCGATCACCACGACCACGTACAACCTCATCGCGGACACGCCTACCGGCCGCGCGGACAACACGATCGTGATGGGCGCCCACCTCGACAGCGTCGACACCGCCCCGGGGATCAACGACAACGGTGCCGCGGCGGCGATGCTCCTCGAGACCGCCCTGCGGCTGGCCCCGCACGCGGGTGAGGTGCGCAACCGGGTCAGGTTCGCCTGGTGGGCGGCCGAAGAGAAGGGGCTCGCCGGTTCCCAGTTCTACGTCGACCAGCTGACCGCCGAGCAGCGCGAGCAGACCGCGCTGTACCTGAACCTCGAGATGATCGGGTCACCGAACTACCTCAGGCAGGTCTACAACGGACAGACCGAGACGGGGCCCGCGCCCGCCGGTTCCGCGCAGATTTCGCAGCTGGTCAACGGGTTCTTCGCGGACCGAAAGCTGCCCACGACCGACCTGGTGCTCGACGGCCGCTCCGACCACAGCGCGTTCGTCAACGCGGGTATCGCAGCCGGCGGCGTGAACGCCGGATCCGACGCGATCAAGACCGCGGAGCAGGTGAAGCTGTTCGGCGGCACCGAGGGTCAGATGCTCGACCCCTGCTATCACCAGGAGTGCGACACCCTGGCCAACGTCAACAAGACCATCTTCGACCAGAACGGCCGCGCGATGGCCTGGGCGATCGGCCGGTTCGCGGTGAGCACGGCCGACGTCAACGGCCGATGA